A single region of the Corticium candelabrum chromosome 15, ooCorCand1.1, whole genome shotgun sequence genome encodes:
- the LOC134191100 gene encoding zinc finger MYM-type protein 1-like produces the protein MSLIAWLRKAQQPDGSVTNYPTGIDHESNVSGEEDAQEHAQTSNVAGPASTSSESGHHSHQPDATDASETRPVAGAQPQPTLMPWSPHQPLLSFPYRTFAKQQRAFCSSWYRRYPWLHYQEADDKVFCFYCQVAEKKDLGSVALRAGNLDDKFVRTGFTDWKKALTKFEKHQKSVFHRDAMDMVVGKEQNVGQMLGKGYAEEMVENRNMLQIIISCIRYLARQGLAMRGRSKPEGSVALERDSNLMQLLIMRAEDNPRLWKWLDKCQAKFTSPCIQNEILSIMALMILRDVVRKVSGKWYTIMVDETTDLSNTEQMVFCLRYVDDDLEVHEEVIGLYSLDSTSADSILATVQDILLRMNLRIDHCRGQCYDGASNMAGAKSGVAKRLNDLEPRALYTHCYGHALNLATQDVLKGIKVMRSALETVHEITKLIKKSPKRESIFKKFKDVVTAGSPGLRILCPTRWTVRAEALTSISENYTTLQMTWDVAKEATKDTEMRARIGGIALQMDTFDFVYGVELGRKLLNIVDNLSRSLQSSTISACEGQKLVSTTTTTIQSMRSDECFDIFWKYVERKRLSLQVPSPTLPRRRKVPRQFEVGEGATVHPVEVKEIYRRAYFEAIDLILAAVKDRFHQKGFNMLQKLETVVTSLQQPQQSEALKEIVNFYGDDFSHPDRLQTQLTLLHAGTEQPLTDVRSLVVYLKSLSSAERQFFSEVIKVVKLILVMPATNATSERSFSALRRLKTWLRSTISECRLNWSMILHIHKDKTDALPIKGVANEFVTRNESRRRLFGHFD, from the coding sequence ATGTCTCTGATAGCGTGGCTGCGGAAAGCGCAACAACCGGATGGAAGTGTAACTAACTATCCCACTGGCATTGACCATGAAAGCAATGTCTCAGGTGAAGAAGACGCCCAAGAGCACGCCCAAACTAGCAACGTGGCTGGACCAGCCTCTACAAGTTCTGAAAGCGGCCACCACTCTCACCAGCCCGACGCAACTGATGCCTCCGAGACAAGACCGGTTGCTGGCGCCCAGCCTCAGCCCACCTTGATGCCTTGGAGTCCTCACCAACCCTTGCTGTCCTTCCCATATCGCACATTTGCTAAGCAGCAGCGAGCATTCTGTTCTTCTTGGTATAGAAGATACCCGTGGTTGCATTATCAAGAAGCAGATGACAAAGTCTTCTGCTTCTACTGCCAGGTGGCGGAGAAGAAGGACTTAGGCTCAGTTGCTCTGCGCGCTGGGAACTTGGACGATAAATTCGTGAGAACTGGCTTTACAGACTGGAAGAAAGCACTCactaaatttgaaaaacatcAGAAATCAGTCTTTCATCGTGATGCTATGGATATGGTGGTTGGCAAGGAACAGAATGTTGGGCAAATGCTAGGGAAAGGTTATGCAGAAGAAATGGTTGAGAATAGGAATATGTTACAGATAATTATTAGTTGCATTCGATACCTTGCTCGGCAAGGTCTCGCCATGCGTGGTCGGTCTAAACCTGAAGGTAGTGTCGCTCTTGAAAGGGATTCCAACTTAATGCAACTCCTCATTATGCGTGCTGAAGACAATCCGAGGCTCTGGAAATGGTTAGACAAATGCCAGGCCAAGTTCACAAGCCCCTGtatacaaaatgaaattctcAGTATCATGGCATTAATGATTCTGAGAGATGTTGTTAGGAAGGTATCGGGAAAGTGGTACACTATCATGGTAGATGAAACTACAGATTTGTCCAATACTGAACAAATGGTCTTCTGTCTTCGATACGTAGATGATGATCTGGAAGTCCATGAGGAAGTAATAGGGCTGTATAGCTTAGACTCAACTTCTGCTGACTCTATACTAGCAACAGTTCAAGATATCCTGTTACGCATGAATCTAAGGATTGACCATTGCCGAGGCCAGTGCTACGACGGCGCTAGTAACATGGCAGGAGCGAAGTCAGGCGTTGCAAAAAGACTAAATGATCTAGAGCCCCGTGCGTTGTACACACACTGCTATGGTCATGCATTAAACCTAGCGACTCAGGATGTGTTGAAAGGTATCAAGGTCATGCGAAGTGCTCTGGAGACCGTACATGAAATTACTAAGTTGATAAAAAAATCACCCAAACGTGAAAGCATCTTCAAGAAGTTTAAAGATGTTGTCACTGCTGGCTCTCCAGGACTACGGATTCTTTGTCCTACACGATGGACGGTCAGGGCTGAGGCATTAACGTCAATATCTGAAAACTACACTACACTTCAGATGACTTGGGATGTGGCAAAAGAAGCCACAAAGGATACTGAGATGAGAGCTAGAATTGGAGGAATCGCTTTGCAGATGGACACATTTGACTTCGTTTATGGTGTTGAACTTGGAAGAAAGCTGCTGAACATAGTGGACAACCTGTCCCGATCCTTACAGAGTTCTACTATTTCAGCATGCGAAGGCCAAAAGCTAGTCagtactacaacaacaactatcCAGTCAATGAGATCTGATGAGTGCTTTGATATATTTTGGAAGTACGTTGAACGCAAAAGATTGTCACTTCAAGTGCCATCCCCTACCCTTCCACGACGTAGGAAAGTTCCAAGACAATTCGAGGTAGGAGAAGGTGCAACAGTACATCCAGTAGAAGTGAAGGAGATCTATCGAAGGGCTTACTTTGAGGCCATTGACTTGATTTTAGCAGCAGTCAAAGATAGATTTCATCAGAAAGGATTCAACATGTTACAGAAATTAGAGACAGTTGTAACTTCTCTTCAGCAACCCCAGCAATCGGAAGCACTGAAAGAGATTGTCAATTTTTATGGTGATGATTTCAGTCACCCAGACCGACTTCAAACACAGCTCACTCTTCTTCATGCAGGTACTGAACAGCCACTGACGGATGTACGGTCTCTGGTCGTATACCTCAAATCCTTAAGCAGTGCAGAAAGACAGTTTTTTtctgaagtcatcaaagtaGTCAAGCTCATTCTGGTAATGCCGGCAACAAACGCCACAAGTGAAAGAAGTTTTAGTGCTCTCCGTAGACTCAAGACATGGCTACGTTCTACAATAAGTGAATGTCGTCTCAACTGGTCTATGATACTCCATATCCATAAGGACAAAACTGATGCATTACCAATAAAAGGTGTTGCGAATGAGTTTGTTACACGTAATGAAAGCAGAAGACGACTATTCGGACACTTTGATTAA
- the LOC134191045 gene encoding ammonium transporter 2-like produces the protein MTGNGLLPLCSADGHQFTPNGKVGNHFYSDKYTDASAGWVMTSSILIFFMKAGFLFVEDAFVSEPSQRRMVIITKYLDTCSSAIAFWLFGFAISIGLSPAVLGEDRDYIFWFFRFTFSSNTATIIGGTLIGERRKMKLLAVFIYAFMISSVVHPFVAHQLWSDSGLFSPLKFCNGTVEIVNGTLAIKHKLEQSPSSMFVLDFAGSGAVHLLGGMGGLLLTIFFKVEQWFENCYKSDERINKTMSTAGDQNLEIDLGEQPQEPENFWNWMYNLGTEHIEYAALGVLILWTTWFAFNCGSTESISGGPGDKPGSFKIYHAITGRIALNMVVCAGSGGLMAIVIASLVQLKTGTESINTNEIANGILSCLVAVTGCCAFVTAWVSCGIGLIAVLFYHLGCFIEYKLNLKDTARVVPVHVGSGMLGLLASAFAEDAFLREFYENVCSCQELSLPHEGINTGLQLAHQLTGALFIVAWSIATIGPLFVLLSLTRSSILAKLLCRDRFSEDHWLYKLLGGGALLAVASTSRGG, from the exons ATGACCGGAAATGGTCTTTTGCCACTCTGCAGTGCTGACGGACATCAGTTCACG CCAAATGGCAAAGTTGGCAATCATTTCTACAGTGATAAGTATACAGATGCAAGTGCAGGATGGGTCATGACTTCTTCCATTCTCATATTTTTTATG AAAGCGGGGTTTTTGTTTGTGGAAGATGCATTTGTATCTGAACCATCTCAGAGACGGATGGTCATCATTACT AAATACTTGGACACTTGCTCTAGTGCGATAGCATTTTGGCTCTTTGGCTTTGCTATATCAATTGGATTGAGCCCTGCAGTTCTTGGAGAAGATCGTGACTATATATTTTGGTTTTTTAGG TTTACGTTTTCAAGCAACACAGCAACTATCATAGGAGGAACTTTGATAGGAGAGAGAAGGAAAATGAAACTGTTAGCTGTTTTCATTTATGCTTTTATGATCAGT AGTGTTGTTCATCCGTTTGTCGCCCATCAGTTGTGGAGTGATAGTGGATTGTTCTCACCACTTAAATTTTGTAATGGTACCGTTGAAATTGTGAATGGAACATTAGCTATTAAACACAAACTGGAACAGAGTCCATCATCTATGTTTGTTCTGGACTTTGCTGGCTCAGGCGCAGTACACCTCCTGGGTGGCATGGGTGGTCTCCTTCTTACTATTTTCTTTAAAGTAGAGCAGTGGTTTGAGAATTGTTACAAAAGTGATGAACGGATAAACAAA ACCATGTCTACAGCTGGCGATCAAAACCTGGAAATAGATTTAGGGGAGCAGCCACAGGAACCCGA GAATTTTTGGAACTGGATGTATAATTTGGGCACGGAACATATTGAGTATGCGGCATTGGGAGTACTTATTTTGTGGACAACTTG GTTTGCATTTAACTGTGGATCAACCGAAAGCATATCAG GAGGACCAGGAGACAAGCCTGGATCGTTTAAGATATATCATGCTATCACTGGTCGAATTGCACTCAATATGGTTGTATGTGCTGGCTCAGGTGGTTTAATGGCCATTGTTATAGCAAGCTTAGTGCAG TTGAAAACGGGGACTGAAAGCATCAACACCAATGAAATAGCAAATGGCATACTGTCTTGCTTGGTAGCTGTCACTGGTTGTTGTGCTTTTGTAACTGCATGGGTTTCGTGTGGAATTGGAT TGattgctgttttgttttaCCACTTGGGATGCTTTATTGAATACAAATTGAACTTGAAGGATACAGCAAGAGTAGTTCCAGTTCATGTGGGGAG TGGCATGTTGGGCTTACTGGCAAGTGCTTTTGCTGAAGACGCGTTTCTTCGAGAATTTTATGAGAATGTTTGTTCATGTCAGGAACTGTCTTTGCCACATGAAGGCATT AATACTGGACTTCAATTAGCCCATCAGCTAACTGGTGCTCTTTTCATTGTTGCGTGGAGTATTGCTACCATTGGAccactgtttgtgttgttatcGTTAACCAGGAGCAGCATTTTGGCCAA GTTATTGTGCAGGGATAGATTTTCTGAAGATCACTGGCTGTACAAGTTATTAGGTGGAGGTGCTCTTCTAGCTGTTGCTTCTACTAGTAGAGGGGGTTAG